The Spirochaetae bacterium HGW-Spirochaetae-1 genome has a segment encoding these proteins:
- a CDS encoding bifunctional pyr operon transcriptional regulator/uracil phosphoribosyltransferase PyrR, which translates to MNSKKILKNDEISAIIDSLSKKIYEDIKNIERFAIVGIQASGVELANRIRHNIESYSGRDIRHGTLDITFYRDDLSTRGILPVIKETRIEFNIAQMVILLVDDVIFTGRTTKAALETLMSFGRPSMIKLFCLVDRGNREIPIQPDYCGYTLSTDPKDRVNVIISTENREEDSVVLEQDK; encoded by the coding sequence ATGAACAGCAAGAAGATTTTAAAGAACGATGAGATCAGTGCAATAATTGATTCACTTTCGAAAAAGATTTATGAGGATATTAAAAATATCGAAAGGTTCGCCATTGTGGGAATCCAGGCCAGCGGCGTGGAACTGGCGAACCGCATACGTCATAATATTGAATCGTACAGCGGCCGGGACATCAGGCATGGTACGCTCGACATCACATTTTATCGAGATGATCTTTCGACGCGCGGTATCCTGCCCGTAATAAAGGAAACCAGGATTGAATTCAATATTGCTCAGATGGTGATTCTCCTTGTGGACGATGTAATCTTCACCGGCAGGACCACCAAGGCGGCCCTTGAAACACTCATGAGTTTTGGCCGTCCCAGCATGATAAAGCTTTTCTGTCTCGTGGACAGGGGAAACAGGGAGATTCCCATTCAACCCGATTATTGCGGATATACCCTGTCCACGGATCCGAAGGACAGGGTCAATGTGATTATTTCTACGGAAAACCGTGAAGAAGATTCTGTCGTGCTTGAACAGGACAAGTAA
- a CDS encoding chemotaxis protein CheW produces MNTINRLSLEGSADISLNARQYLTFHIGNEIYGVEVNNVREVIEYEHVYKIPTVPSFIRGVINLRGEVVPVVDLSSRFYKRASDITKLSCIVIVEVEDRDDTIMLGFVIDSINAVIDIPEEKIETTPGFGARIRTEFISGIGKIDSNFIILLNMHKVLDISELSNFGYNLME; encoded by the coding sequence ATGAATACCATAAACAGATTATCACTGGAAGGCTCCGCGGACATTTCTCTTAATGCGCGGCAGTATCTCACCTTTCATATCGGTAATGAGATTTATGGCGTGGAAGTTAATAACGTAAGGGAAGTAATTGAGTACGAACACGTATATAAAATTCCCACGGTCCCGTCCTTTATCCGCGGCGTTATTAATCTCCGGGGAGAAGTGGTGCCTGTCGTTGACCTGTCATCGCGGTTTTATAAAAGAGCAAGCGACATTACAAAACTCTCTTGCATTGTCATTGTGGAGGTCGAAGACCGGGACGATACTATCATGCTGGGTTTTGTAATCGACAGCATTAATGCCGTAATAGACATCCCCGAGGAAAAAATTGAAACTACGCCGGGATTCGGTGCCAGGATACGCACGGAATTTATCAGCGGCATAGGCAAGATAGACAGTAACTTTATCATATTGCTGAATATGCACAAGGTGCTTGATATAAGTGAGTTATCTAACTTTGGTTACAATCTTATGGAATAA
- a CDS encoding chemotaxis protein CheW, protein MGGFRMKGAATKRVIEESVEERMFVTISIGEDKFGVDVNKIQEIMGIPEIARVPNVMPFMKGVTNLRGKVIPLVDLRIKFHMPEREYDKLTVVMIAEIKGTLVGLIVDSVSDVISMPLSNIQKTPHFSSSFDTDCINGIGKLDDQIVIIIDVDKIFTDDELARISEE, encoded by the coding sequence ATGGGAGGATTTCGCATGAAAGGAGCAGCGACCAAACGGGTCATTGAGGAAAGCGTTGAAGAAAGAATGTTTGTCACAATATCCATCGGTGAAGATAAATTCGGCGTTGATGTCAATAAAATACAGGAGATAATGGGTATACCTGAAATCGCCAGGGTCCCCAATGTCATGCCCTTTATGAAGGGCGTCACGAATCTTCGGGGGAAGGTTATCCCCCTCGTTGATCTACGGATAAAATTTCATATGCCTGAACGGGAATATGACAAGCTGACGGTCGTTATGATAGCGGAAATTAAGGGAACCCTGGTCGGGCTGATAGTTGATTCCGTTTCCGATGTAATCAGTATGCCTCTGTCCAATATCCAGAAGACGCCTCATTTCAGTTCGAGTTTTGATACCGATTGTATTAACGGAATAGGCAAACTTGATGACCAGATAGTAATCATAATCGATGTGGATAAAATATTCACTGACGATGAGCTGGCCAGGATCAGCGAAGAATGA
- a CDS encoding two-component system response regulator yields MGKTIMIIDDATSIRQVVAMTLEEAGYEYIEAKDGVDALNQLDGRQVDMFICDVNMPNMDGVTFLEKVKHDDSYSSYRFTPFIMLTTESGADMKAKGKDLGAKAWMVKPFQPEQLLGAVKKLII; encoded by the coding sequence ATGGGAAAGACAATTATGATTATTGATGATGCCACATCGATACGTCAGGTTGTAGCCATGACACTGGAAGAAGCCGGTTATGAATATATTGAGGCTAAGGATGGAGTTGATGCGCTCAATCAGCTTGATGGCAGACAGGTCGACATGTTCATCTGTGATGTGAATATGCCTAATATGGATGGTGTCACTTTTCTGGAGAAGGTTAAGCATGACGACAGCTATTCCTCATACCGGTTCACCCCTTTTATCATGCTGACTACCGAATCGGGTGCGGACATGAAGGCCAAGGGCAAGGATCTGGGAGCCAAGGCGTGGATGGTAAAGCCATTCCAGCCGGAGCAGTTGCTTGGTGCTGTTAAGAAACTAATAATCTAG
- a CDS encoding chemotaxis protein CheA, with product MGSGKFNLNDALNTFFIESREMLENMESCLLELEKDSTDAESMNALFRSVHTIKGSSGMFGLEPIERFTHIVENILDDVRTGKISVDSDLIGLQLECHDFMAQLLDLFEQNKKAVLSDEMVQKNGYLVERLNSYLGGGNTAPAKEEKIESQLEVNGGEEDQVVSEYWHVSLRFHKDVFKNGLDPQSFINYLSEMGEIKNIISVYDEMPHAEEMNPEDCYLGFEIVFDGSTDKDTLENVFEFVIDDCQLRIIPPRSSIADYVNLIDELPETPMKIGDMLKTVGSLTEIELEKALEMQKEMSGGDDEADRNRFIGEIMVNEKMIQKPVLDRALEKQNDIKRLEEKKKKSIRIDADKLDKLINLIGELVITGANVRQLSERTGDIELNESVSSMSRLIEDVRDSTMNLRMVQIGETFKRYERIVRDLSRERGREIELDVNGGETELDKTLIEKISDPLMHLIRNSIDHGIDNPDDRVLRGKPRKGTVQLNAYYETGSIVIEVIDDGEGLNREKIFNKAVQSGILQADQKISDDDLFQLIFQPGFSTAEQVTNISGRGVGMDVVKKNIESLRGSIIIESEKGVGTTMRIHLPLTLAIVDGFMVKVADSYYVMPLDMVTECSEISMEELAGKEGGNFMNLRGEVLPFMRLREFFREDGEAPTRENIIVLEYARIKAGLVVDKLIGEFQTVIKPLGRLFNNLQWVSGATILGTGDVALILDVPKLVQYIQKIEAATLASVEES from the coding sequence ATGGGATCAGGAAAATTTAACCTAAATGATGCATTAAATACCTTTTTTATAGAAAGCAGGGAGATGCTGGAAAATATGGAATCCTGCCTGCTGGAGCTGGAGAAGGATTCAACCGATGCCGAATCCATGAATGCCCTGTTTCGTTCGGTTCATACCATTAAAGGTTCTTCAGGCATGTTTGGTCTCGAGCCCATCGAACGATTTACGCATATAGTGGAAAATATTCTTGATGATGTGCGGACCGGTAAAATCTCCGTTGATTCCGATCTCATCGGTTTGCAGCTTGAATGCCATGATTTTATGGCGCAGCTCCTCGATCTTTTTGAGCAGAATAAGAAGGCCGTGCTTAGTGACGAGATGGTCCAGAAGAACGGGTATCTTGTTGAAAGACTGAACAGCTATCTCGGAGGCGGTAATACGGCTCCGGCAAAAGAAGAAAAAATTGAGTCCCAATTGGAAGTGAACGGCGGGGAAGAAGATCAGGTTGTCAGTGAATACTGGCACGTATCTCTTCGTTTTCATAAAGACGTATTTAAAAACGGCCTGGATCCTCAATCATTCATCAATTATCTCAGCGAAATGGGTGAGATAAAAAACATTATAAGTGTTTATGATGAAATGCCCCATGCGGAAGAGATGAATCCCGAGGATTGTTACCTGGGTTTTGAAATCGTTTTTGATGGAAGTACCGATAAGGATACCCTCGAAAATGTTTTTGAATTTGTCATAGATGACTGCCAGCTGAGGATTATACCACCCAGAAGCAGCATCGCCGATTATGTCAATCTGATCGACGAGCTTCCCGAGACTCCCATGAAGATCGGCGATATGCTGAAAACCGTAGGGTCGCTGACGGAAATCGAGCTTGAAAAAGCACTGGAAATGCAGAAAGAAATGAGCGGCGGGGATGATGAAGCTGACCGGAACAGGTTCATCGGCGAAATCATGGTGAATGAAAAAATGATCCAGAAGCCTGTTCTTGATAGGGCCTTGGAAAAGCAGAACGATATAAAACGCCTTGAAGAGAAAAAGAAAAAGTCAATCAGGATCGACGCTGACAAGCTGGATAAACTTATAAACCTCATAGGCGAGCTGGTGATTACCGGTGCCAATGTTCGGCAGCTCAGTGAACGCACGGGAGACATTGAATTGAATGAATCGGTATCCTCCATGTCGCGGCTCATCGAAGACGTACGGGACAGCACCATGAACCTGCGCATGGTTCAGATTGGCGAGACCTTCAAACGTTATGAGAGGATTGTCCGGGATCTCAGCAGGGAACGCGGTAGAGAGATCGAGCTTGATGTAAACGGCGGTGAAACGGAACTGGATAAAACGCTCATTGAAAAAATATCCGATCCCCTAATGCATCTGATCAGGAATTCCATCGATCACGGTATCGATAATCCCGACGATCGTGTTTTACGGGGTAAACCGAGAAAAGGGACAGTTCAGCTCAATGCTTATTATGAAACGGGCAGCATCGTCATCGAAGTCATTGATGACGGTGAGGGGCTGAACCGTGAAAAGATATTCAATAAAGCGGTTCAGTCAGGGATTCTTCAGGCGGACCAGAAGATATCCGATGATGACCTGTTCCAACTCATATTCCAGCCCGGTTTTTCCACGGCGGAACAGGTCACTAATATTTCAGGCCGCGGTGTTGGCATGGATGTGGTAAAGAAGAATATCGAATCGCTCAGGGGTTCCATAATAATAGAGAGCGAGAAGGGTGTGGGGACCACCATGCGGATTCATCTGCCTCTTACACTGGCTATCGTGGATGGCTTCATGGTGAAAGTTGCCGATTCCTACTATGTCATGCCTCTCGATATGGTGACAGAATGTTCCGAAATTTCCATGGAAGAGCTTGCCGGGAAAGAGGGTGGAAATTTCATGAACCTGCGTGGAGAGGTTCTCCCCTTTATGAGGCTCCGTGAATTTTTCCGGGAAGACGGCGAGGCCCCGACAAGGGAAAACATCATTGTCCTCGAGTATGCGCGGATAAAGGCAGGGCTTGTGGTTGATAAACTAATTGGTGAATTTCAGACCGTTATCAAACCCCTGGGGAGACTGTTTAATAATCTTCAGTGGGTGAGCGGTGCGACCATTCTGGGCACGGGCGATGTGGCCCTTATACTGGATGTGCCGAAGCTGGTTCAATATATTCAGAAAATAGAAGCCGCCACCCTGGCCTCTGTTGAGGAATCCTGA
- a CDS encoding chemotaxis response regulator protein-glutamate methylesterase, with translation MKKIRVAIIDDSASVRAVLSQILNSDPAIEVLFTASDPVLASRHLAKEWPDVFILDIEMPQKDGLTYLKEIMKVRPTPVVICSSLTEKNTAITMEAMRAGAVEVLTKPRIGLKEFFNESAMMIVDAVKSAAQANIKVLGKASSSLDNNRPVYADKGIPPKLSADVILSPSSGRISAKTEKFVAIGASAGGTQAIEAVLKMLPVEVPGIVIVQHMPEKFTKAFAERLDMVCKLTVKEASDGDKIIPGTVLVAPGDRHMLVNRKGTAYSVAIKDGPPVSRHRPSVDVLFRSVAKFAGPNALGIILTGMGDDGAAGMVEMHDSGARTIAQDEATCIVFGMPREAINRGSVDRVLPLDKISGEITRYGSS, from the coding sequence TTGAAAAAGATCAGAGTTGCCATTATTGATGATTCGGCTTCGGTGCGGGCGGTCCTGAGTCAGATATTGAATTCTGATCCGGCAATCGAGGTTTTGTTCACGGCAAGTGATCCCGTGTTAGCTTCCAGACATCTGGCAAAGGAGTGGCCCGATGTCTTTATCCTCGACATTGAGATGCCCCAGAAGGACGGACTTACCTACCTGAAAGAAATCATGAAAGTACGTCCCACTCCGGTGGTAATCTGTTCCTCGTTAACGGAAAAAAATACCGCTATTACCATGGAGGCCATGAGGGCCGGTGCCGTGGAGGTGTTGACGAAACCCCGGATCGGGCTCAAGGAATTTTTCAATGAATCGGCCATGATGATTGTTGATGCAGTGAAATCGGCAGCGCAGGCAAACATAAAGGTTCTCGGGAAGGCATCCTCGTCACTGGACAATAACAGGCCGGTATATGCCGACAAGGGGATTCCTCCGAAACTGAGCGCCGATGTTATATTGTCTCCTTCATCGGGTCGGATTTCTGCCAAAACCGAAAAATTTGTGGCCATAGGAGCCTCGGCTGGAGGGACACAGGCCATAGAGGCAGTTCTTAAAATGCTGCCCGTGGAAGTGCCCGGGATCGTTATCGTGCAGCATATGCCGGAGAAATTTACCAAAGCCTTTGCGGAACGTCTGGATATGGTATGCAAACTCACCGTAAAGGAAGCATCGGACGGTGATAAAATAATTCCCGGAACGGTTCTGGTAGCGCCGGGAGACCGGCATATGCTGGTCAACCGTAAGGGTACCGCTTATTCGGTTGCGATCAAGGATGGCCCTCCCGTGAGCAGGCACAGGCCTTCGGTGGATGTTCTTTTCCGGTCCGTGGCCAAATTCGCCGGACCCAATGCACTGGGAATAATTCTTACGGGAATGGGAGATGACGGCGCGGCAGGTATGGTCGAAATGCATGATTCGGGGGCAAGGACAATAGCGCAGGATGAGGCGACCTGTATCGTGTTCGGAATGCCCCGGGAGGCTATAAACCGCGGTAGTGTGGACAGGGTGCTTCCGCTGGATAAAATTTCCGGGGAGATAACGCGGTACGGCAGCAGTTGA
- the trxB gene encoding thioredoxin-disulfide reductase, protein MKDLIIIGAGPGGLAASIYGIRAGLDVQVVEKFSPGGQVMNTYEVENYPGFVEPVAGWELMSKMEEQARRLGVSIENGEVSSIHKDADRNLFVIRLTSNRVLEARTAIITTGAAFKKLDVPGEKEFTGRGVSYCATCDGAFFRDKVTAVVGGGDTALEEAIFLTRFAGRVYIIHRRDSFRGSKILQDRLLANEKIIPIYDSVVESINGDMKVANLSLLNKKTGEKSNLDVDGVFIFVGYTPNSQFLPDELLNEWGEVKVDMQMRTAVTGLFAAGDIRSESKRQIVMAAADGATAAMNAYDYITDMP, encoded by the coding sequence ATGAAGGATCTTATTATTATCGGGGCGGGACCGGGAGGACTGGCGGCATCAATTTACGGCATACGGGCCGGGCTCGATGTACAGGTTGTTGAAAAATTTTCACCGGGCGGCCAGGTTATGAATACCTATGAGGTGGAAAACTATCCGGGATTTGTGGAACCAGTGGCAGGCTGGGAGCTCATGTCGAAAATGGAGGAACAGGCCCGGAGACTCGGTGTGAGCATTGAGAACGGCGAGGTTTCTTCTATACATAAGGATGCGGACAGGAATTTATTCGTGATACGGCTTACCAGCAACAGGGTTCTCGAGGCCAGGACGGCTATTATTACAACGGGAGCCGCCTTCAAAAAACTGGATGTGCCGGGAGAGAAGGAATTTACCGGCAGGGGAGTATCCTATTGTGCGACCTGCGACGGGGCCTTTTTCAGGGATAAGGTAACGGCCGTTGTGGGCGGCGGGGATACGGCCCTGGAAGAGGCTATTTTCCTTACCAGGTTCGCCGGCAGGGTGTATATCATACACCGGCGCGACAGTTTTAGAGGATCGAAAATCCTGCAGGACCGGCTTCTGGCCAATGAAAAGATAATTCCCATATATGATTCTGTTGTGGAATCAATCAATGGAGACATGAAGGTTGCAAACCTGTCATTGCTGAATAAAAAAACCGGGGAGAAATCGAATCTCGATGTGGATGGTGTCTTTATATTCGTCGGTTATACGCCCAATTCGCAGTTTTTGCCCGATGAATTACTCAATGAATGGGGCGAGGTGAAAGTCGATATGCAGATGAGAACCGCCGTGACGGGATTATTTGCCGCCGGCGACATAAGGAGCGAGTCGAAGAGGCAGATAGTGATGGCTGCCGCCGATGGTGCTACCGCTGCCATGAATGCCTATGACTATATCACGGACATGCCGTAA
- a CDS encoding pyrroline-5-carboxylate reductase: MTIPAGKIIGCIGAGNMGGAILAGLAGTIDTADLLVFDTDDDKSRTLAGTYSITMESSAAQLAKKCHIIILAVKPGIIPEVLRSIKPETDSKIIVSIAAGVTIDSMEKIMGQDAAIVRAMPNTPALVKEAMTVLSPNSRVKTSELETVKTIFEQIGKVLVLPEHLMDAVTGISGSGPAYVFTFIQAMADGAVKMGIPRNEALLLAAQTVYGSAAMLVSQGENPIALRDKVTSPGGTTIEAVHILEEKGFSGTVMSAIEAATKKSQKLGSK, from the coding sequence ATGACGATACCGGCAGGAAAAATAATCGGCTGCATCGGAGCCGGAAACATGGGAGGCGCCATCCTCGCAGGGCTGGCCGGCACTATAGACACCGCCGATCTCCTGGTCTTTGATACCGATGATGATAAATCACGAACACTGGCCGGGACTTACTCCATCACGATGGAATCATCGGCGGCACAGCTGGCGAAAAAATGTCATATTATAATACTGGCGGTTAAACCCGGGATAATACCTGAAGTGCTCAGGTCCATTAAACCGGAGACGGATTCAAAAATAATTGTGTCCATCGCGGCAGGCGTGACTATCGATTCCATGGAAAAGATTATGGGGCAGGATGCGGCAATTGTACGGGCAATGCCAAATACCCCGGCGTTGGTCAAAGAGGCGATGACCGTTCTGTCGCCTAACAGCCGCGTAAAAACATCGGAACTTGAAACGGTTAAGACGATTTTCGAACAAATTGGGAAAGTTCTTGTTTTACCGGAACATCTTATGGACGCTGTAACGGGAATATCGGGAAGCGGCCCTGCCTATGTTTTTACATTCATACAGGCAATGGCCGATGGTGCGGTGAAAATGGGTATCCCCAGAAATGAAGCCCTCTTGCTGGCGGCACAAACAGTATATGGATCGGCCGCCATGCTGGTTTCACAGGGGGAAAATCCCATTGCACTGAGGGATAAGGTCACTTCTCCGGGAGGCACCACGATAGAAGCGGTGCATATTCTCGAGGAGAAGGGCTTCTCGGGCACTGTTATGAGTGCCATAGAAGCGGCGACAAAAAAATCTCAAAAACTGGGGAGCAAATAA
- a CDS encoding YggS family pyridoxal phosphate-dependent enzyme, translated as MAVIDNYNRVRERVKAAADSAGREADSVRIIAVSKTFPPEIMQEALNAGITEFGENKIQEAKNKIPRLRGNASFHMIGHLQSNKAKEAVNFFDVIHSIDKYGTAEKVSGEAEKINKIQKILIQVNTSKEDSKSGVDPDDVIQLAKKIRGLKNLELLGLMTMAPFTEDRDIIRSCFRMTADLLNRINKEGGTPLKELSMGMSHDFEIAVEEGATIVRIGGLIFGERT; from the coding sequence ATGGCTGTAATTGACAACTATAACCGGGTCAGAGAGCGCGTTAAAGCTGCAGCAGATTCAGCGGGGAGAGAAGCCGATTCAGTACGGATAATTGCTGTTTCAAAGACCTTTCCTCCCGAGATCATGCAGGAAGCTTTAAACGCGGGAATAACTGAATTCGGTGAAAATAAAATTCAGGAAGCAAAGAATAAGATTCCCCGGCTGCGGGGAAACGCCTCCTTTCATATGATTGGTCATCTTCAATCAAATAAGGCGAAGGAAGCGGTTAATTTCTTTGATGTTATTCATTCCATAGATAAGTACGGCACCGCTGAAAAGGTCAGCGGGGAAGCTGAGAAGATCAATAAAATCCAGAAAATTCTTATCCAGGTAAACACATCGAAGGAGGATTCCAAGAGCGGCGTAGATCCCGACGATGTGATTCAATTGGCCAAAAAAATAAGGGGGCTGAAAAACCTTGAGCTCCTGGGCCTCATGACAATGGCCCCCTTTACCGAGGACAGAGATATTATCCGCAGTTGTTTCAGGATGACGGCGGACCTGTTGAACCGGATAAACAAAGAGGGAGGAACACCCCTGAAAGAACTGTCCATGGGAATGTCTCACGATTTCGAAATAGCCGTTGAAGAAGGGGCCACAATTGTGAGAATCGGCGGACTGATTTTTGGAGAAAGGACCTGA